The following are from one region of the Falsirhodobacter halotolerans genome:
- a CDS encoding MBL fold metallo-hydrolase — protein MTRPEVTGFYEPRSGSIQYVVADPATNRCAIVDPVLDYDEKSGRTGTTEADRILTFVADRGLAVDWVLDTHPHADHFSAAPYLSEKTGAPMGTGARVVDVQALWKDFYNWPEFPADGSQWDHLFQEGEVFAIGNMTGRVMFSPGHTLSSISFVIGDAAFIHDTLFMPDSGTARCDFPGGSANRLWTSIQDILALPDDTRLFVGHDYGQGGREPAWESTVGEQKRTNRHIAAHRTEEEFVAARTARDRSLPMPRLILHALQVNIAGGRLPAPEANGRRYLKIPLDLLGDD, from the coding sequence ATGACACGACCGGAAGTAACAGGATTTTACGAACCACGCAGCGGGTCGATCCAGTATGTCGTGGCCGACCCTGCGACGAACCGGTGCGCGATCGTCGACCCCGTTCTTGATTATGACGAGAAATCGGGGCGCACCGGCACCACCGAGGCGGATCGCATCCTGACCTTCGTGGCGGACCGGGGCCTTGCGGTCGATTGGGTTCTGGACACGCATCCCCATGCCGATCACTTCTCGGCCGCGCCCTATCTGTCGGAAAAGACGGGCGCACCGATGGGCACCGGCGCCCGGGTGGTGGACGTGCAGGCGCTGTGGAAGGATTTCTACAACTGGCCCGAATTCCCCGCCGACGGATCGCAATGGGATCACCTGTTCCAGGAAGGGGAGGTGTTCGCCATCGGAAACATGACCGGACGGGTCATGTTCTCGCCGGGGCACACCCTGTCTTCGATCAGTTTCGTGATCGGTGACGCGGCGTTCATTCACGACACGCTGTTCATGCCGGACAGCGGCACCGCACGCTGTGATTTCCCGGGCGGATCGGCCAACCGCCTTTGGACATCCATTCAGGATATCCTGGCCCTTCCGGACGACACCCGCCTGTTCGTCGGGCATGATTACGGACAGGGCGGGCGGGAGCCTGCGTGGGAAAGCACGGTCGGGGAGCAAAAGCGCACGAACCGCCACATTGCCGCCCACCGGACCGAGGAGGAGTTCGTGGCCGCCCGGACCGCCCGCGACCGCAGCCTGCCCATGCCACGCCTGATCCTTCACGCACTGCAGGTGAACATCGCGGGCGGCCGCCTGCCCGCGCCCGAGGCGAATGGCCGCCGGTATCTGAAAATCCCGCTGGACCTGCTGGGCGACGACTGA
- a CDS encoding response regulator produces MNRPLPSLNVLLIEDEPLIAMDMQMMLEDAGHTVVAEATTMSELEDILPGIAPDVAFVDIQLGDGSSGVDACRLIRNAWHDTVVIFVTANPAMIPQDYAGGHGVIAKPFTQDGFMSAMQYLGEGISDPPPTVAKPNAFCASPAFAARWGA; encoded by the coding sequence TTGAACCGCCCTCTGCCATCCCTGAATGTCCTCCTGATCGAGGATGAGCCGCTGATCGCCATGGACATGCAGATGATGCTGGAAGATGCGGGTCACACGGTCGTGGCCGAGGCGACCACGATGTCCGAACTGGAAGACATTCTGCCGGGTATCGCCCCCGATGTGGCCTTCGTGGACATCCAGCTGGGCGACGGGTCGTCGGGTGTGGATGCCTGTCGCCTGATTCGCAACGCATGGCACGACACCGTCGTCATCTTCGTGACCGCCAACCCCGCCATGATCCCGCAGGATTATGCCGGAGGGCATGGCGTGATCGCCAAGCCCTTCACGCAAGACGGCTTCATGTCGGCGATGCAGTATCTTGGCGAAGGCATCAGCGATCCCCCGCCCACGGTGGCGAAGCCGAACGCGTTTTGCGCATCCCCGGCCTTTGCCGCGCGGTGGGGGGCCTAA
- a CDS encoding efflux transporter outer membrane subunit produces the protein MTKTSTPLLRAAFLGTAMVLLAGCGVMDYTAPTADVSREFSAPAPARDAARGMQWWAAFNDRQLNALIQAGLARNLNVAQAIEAVNEARANARLVGANDLPDVAVGAAATRGDTEGAGRVVDTTSANASVSWMIDLFGRNQNARAAAGAQLDSAYLSIDVARLTMMSAIAQAYIDVRYFQETIALTRQSISSRRESLGLTETKVEYGSAPRLELVQAQQLVAQAEAQLPALEVGFDQAVNRLATLTNQRTATLKAQLQRGAPQPRPRYAASVGVPAEAIRNRPDVMAAERDYAASVFNVGVARAAFYPSLSLTGNIQPINISGGGNLKVWSFGPQLNLPIFNAANNANLSVAESRAVQARLGWQSTVLGAVEEVENALAAYNRDGRNIAAQQRLVSAAQETVNLSRTSFDIGDTEFFTVLDAERTLLDARNSLSQAVRQQAQNYVTLSVATAGSGLGPRAVQTAAVPAAAN, from the coding sequence ATGACCAAGACATCCACCCCCCTTCTTCGCGCCGCGTTCCTTGGAACGGCCATGGTCCTGCTGGCGGGGTGTGGGGTTATGGATTACACCGCCCCCACGGCCGACGTGTCGCGTGAATTCAGCGCACCGGCCCCGGCGCGGGATGCCGCGCGGGGGATGCAATGGTGGGCGGCCTTCAACGACCGTCAGTTGAACGCGTTGATCCAAGCAGGCCTTGCCCGCAACCTGAACGTGGCACAGGCGATCGAGGCGGTGAACGAGGCGCGGGCCAACGCCCGGCTGGTGGGCGCGAACGACCTGCCCGATGTGGCGGTGGGCGCGGCGGCGACGCGGGGCGACACCGAAGGGGCGGGGCGCGTGGTCGACACGACATCGGCCAACGCCAGCGTGTCGTGGATGATCGACCTGTTCGGCCGCAACCAGAACGCCCGCGCGGCGGCAGGGGCGCAGCTTGACAGCGCCTATCTGTCCATCGACGTCGCGCGCCTGACGATGATGAGCGCGATCGCCCAGGCCTATATCGACGTGCGCTATTTCCAGGAAACCATCGCCCTGACCCGTCAGAGCATTTCCAGCCGTCGCGAATCGCTGGGCCTGACGGAGACCAAGGTCGAATACGGCAGCGCGCCACGTCTGGAACTGGTGCAGGCGCAGCAATTGGTGGCGCAGGCCGAGGCGCAGTTGCCCGCGCTGGAGGTCGGGTTCGACCAGGCGGTCAACCGTCTGGCAACCCTGACCAACCAGCGGACCGCCACGCTGAAGGCGCAATTGCAACGCGGCGCGCCGCAGCCCCGACCGCGTTACGCCGCCAGCGTCGGCGTCCCCGCCGAGGCGATCCGCAACCGCCCCGACGTGATGGCGGCGGAGCGGGATTATGCCGCCAGCGTGTTCAATGTCGGCGTGGCACGCGCCGCATTCTACCCCTCGCTGTCGTTGACGGGGAATATCCAGCCGATCAACATCTCGGGCGGGGGAAATTTGAAGGTCTGGAGCTTCGGGCCCCAACTGAACCTGCCGATCTTCAACGCGGCCAACAACGCCAACCTGTCGGTGGCCGAATCGCGCGCGGTGCAGGCACGGCTGGGATGGCAATCGACCGTCCTTGGCGCTGTGGAAGAGGTGGAGAACGCCCTTGCCGCCTACAACCGCGACGGGCGCAACATCGCCGCCCAGCAACGTCTGGTCAGCGCGGCGCAGGAAACCGTCAACCTGTCGCGCACCAGCTTCGACATCGGCGACACCGAATTCTTCACCGTTCTGGATGCCGAACGCACCCTTCTGGATGCGCGCAACTCGCTCAGCCAGGCGGTGCGGCAGCAGGCGCAGAACTACGTCACGCTCAGCGTGGCCACGGCGGGATCGGGGCTTGGCCCCCGCGCGGTGCAAACCGCGGCCGTGCCAGCGGCGGCCAATTGA
- a CDS encoding PAS domain-containing protein → MNERDDWHLTDLLRYERGRGDPFAAAVRATRMPMLVTDPHQSDNPIVFVNEAFQTLTGYSRDECVGRNCRFLQGERTDPHAVGVLREAVRNGKDATVDILNYRKDGTSFWNALYISPVRNDDGEVAFFFASQLDISDRVAERQDIERQRNVIADEVEMRTSELKDALAAKTRLLDELDHRVKNNLAMIGSFLRLQARAVNDPKVRRMAEATMMRVDTLSAVHRHIYLDGQLLPLDVADFAQTLLTDFTRQKGQGRVRIRTEIEPSPVRAPVASTIGIVMGEIVDGMISHTAATGGDVALHVKSTIGASVITLSTTAADFTLSSVDPDGLRGTLIARLSRSLDLTIVETRDDHRATVIITIPARRMTN, encoded by the coding sequence GTGAACGAACGCGACGACTGGCATCTGACGGATCTGCTGCGATACGAACGCGGGCGCGGCGACCCGTTCGCCGCCGCCGTTCGGGCCACGCGGATGCCGATGTTGGTCACCGATCCACATCAATCCGACAATCCCATCGTGTTCGTGAACGAGGCGTTCCAGACGCTGACGGGATATTCGCGCGATGAATGCGTGGGGCGGAACTGCCGGTTCCTGCAGGGGGAGCGGACGGACCCCCACGCCGTTGGCGTCCTGCGCGAGGCGGTGCGCAACGGCAAGGATGCAACCGTGGACATCCTGAATTACCGCAAGGATGGCACCTCGTTCTGGAACGCGCTTTATATCAGCCCCGTGCGCAACGACGATGGTGAGGTGGCGTTCTTCTTCGCCTCGCAGTTGGACATTTCCGATCGGGTGGCGGAACGTCAGGATATCGAACGCCAGCGCAACGTGATCGCCGACGAGGTGGAGATGCGCACCTCGGAACTCAAGGACGCGCTGGCCGCGAAGACCCGTCTGCTGGACGAGCTTGACCACCGGGTGAAGAACAATCTGGCGATGATCGGCAGTTTTCTGCGGCTTCAGGCCCGCGCGGTGAACGATCCCAAGGTGCGCCGCATGGCCGAGGCGACAATGATGCGGGTCGATACCCTGTCCGCCGTCCACCGGCACATCTATCTTGATGGCCAGCTTCTGCCGCTGGACGTCGCGGATTTCGCGCAGACCCTGCTGACCGATTTCACCCGCCAGAAGGGGCAGGGGCGTGTGCGGATCCGAACCGAGATCGAGCCGTCGCCCGTGCGCGCGCCCGTTGCCTCGACCATCGGCATCGTGATGGGGGAGATTGTGGACGGCATGATCTCGCACACCGCTGCGACGGGGGGGGATGTTGCCTTGCACGTCAAAAGCACGATCGGAGCGTCGGTCATCACGCTGAGCACGACGGCCGCGGATTTCACGCTGTCCTCGGTCGATCCCGACGGGCTTCGCGGAACGCTTATCGCGCGGCTGTCGCGCTCGTTGGATCTGACGATCGTGGAAACGCGCGACGATCACCGCGCCACCGTCATCATCACCATTCCCGCCCGAAGGATGACGAATTGA